In the Thunnus albacares chromosome 10, fThuAlb1.1, whole genome shotgun sequence genome, CATGAAAAGGTGTAATTTACACAATTTAACGTACCGGTCGAACGCGCGTGGCCATAATGAGTCAGAAGTGATCAACAGGTGAGCAGATATCAGGACTTGACGTACACTGTGGTGAAAATATTTTCCCTTACAGATGGAAGAGTGAATTCTGTCCCTTATTGTCTAATACGAGGGACACGAACAAAAGACGGCTATTAATTGAAGTGGCACGCGATATTGTCACCTGTAGTCAGTCGGCGCGTGCAACTAAACTGCATATATGCCATAAACTGTCTGCATGAGCTGAGTGAGGACTGCTCTGTGATTGGCCGAGCCGGCACCCAGCACAGAGATGACGTTTACGAACAGCCAATAGTGTGCAGAATACGTAAAAGAACGCCACAATTTAGACCAATCAGAGACCACAAAGTGACTCTATCCGCGTCTTTGCCCAAAGACCACGCCCCCTGTCATGCTGTCAGAGCAGCATCCACAGAGGCACTGAGGAGTTAATTAACTactatattaatatttattctACTTCTAACACTTGCATTCTTGCCATattacatctaaaaaaaaaacatgaaggcAAAATAAACATAGACAGATTAAACCAATGTTAATACGTCAGATGATTTCTGGTAGACTAACTAATCTGTGCAAATGGGAATACTGCATGAGTTCAGAAACAtgtaacagaaaaaataataccATAGTGATAAAAGGATAATAGCAAAGTTAAATCAACAAGTAACTAACTAGTTTCAAAAGAGTATCTGAACATATATTTCAACTCAAttcaagtttattgtcattatgCAGTGCAGAGAACACGGACAATGAAAAAGTGTCTTCAGATTGTGCAAAAGGCagataatttattttttttaaagagcaaaTATGTGCAtgcaattaaaacataaaacaatctAAACATGTGCAATCAGACatgtttataatataatatttgagAACATATTTGGGATTTGGTTATATACCTGTACCACAGGGTATGTTATGCTTTAATGTGGACcctgataataatataatgctCACTTCAAAAGTGACAGTGTCCCTCTTGGTCACAGAAGAAATAGATGTTAGCTGCACAGAGGCAATATGTATTCTCTATCTTATCATTATGATATTCTACTCTATAATCTACAATCTTATCATtatctttcttattattatcatattctACTTTATTAGAAGAGGCTCTCATACATTTGTGATCTGAGGTCTAATTTAAAAGCTGACACTAGAGGGTGCATTGATGCATTGATAAAGCAAAGCAGTTGCACCATTCATATACAATATGTATTGTGACATATTTTGCCAATAAATATGACACAAACACTTCTCCATTCTGCATACTCTGATCCAGCATCTCATATTTCTATTAGAAATCCAAAGAGGTTTAACTTTAGTCTCTGCAGCTTTGAATTTTCTGATCGTGTCTTGCGCCCCGTGATTTTCAGCAGCCAATCATCTTTTTGCCCGActggtgtgtttgatttttactCCCATGTGTGCCTTCTCTGTACTCCTTTAGCCTCTGAAACGATGCGCTTGTTTCCTGGCACAAAGGGTGATCAAATCAAACGTCTGGACTCCATGACAGCAGCTGCTAGAAAGCAAAATCTGTGCATGCTGTCAGCTAGAAACGTTCATTTTCTTCGCATTTTAGCCGCTGATCCCGCGAAATAAATACAAGGTTTTGAGGAATAAGAGACTATCTTATAATTAGAGTAATTAAGCGGTTAATGCGTGCGACTGATGTAAACCAGAGGCCGTTTTATAATCTCCACCTCCCTAAATGATAGGGAGGCTTCATAGCCAAGAGGAAAACATTGATTGCCCAGTAGATCCGCAGTTCCTTTTTGTCAGTCAAACATACATCAACCAATGGTGAGTGAGAATGTTTTTAATCTGATAATAACCTAAATGTATCTTATTGTGCTGAATTTGAGCCGCaggtgatggatgtttacattaTCCCTTATTCTTGTGAAGAGGTTGGTTTTTACAGGTCaaggaaaaataacattttcccCCGAGACACCTGTCAGATCTCAGTGTAGACGTGGCTCTTGTTCTTGGTGCCATTTAGaggttgatttttttcctcctgtgtcccCACCAGGCAACCAGTGCCAAGAGACCATCCCTGCAGGGTCCGGTGCCCCCTCCTCGCAAGAAGTCAAGCCCCAAACCAGAGCTGACTGAGGAGCAGAGGCAGGAGATCAGGGAGGCCTTTGAGCTGTTTGACACTGACGGATCTGGATACATCGATGTCAAAGAGCTCAAGGTAAAAAGGGGCTCAAATGCTGCTCAGAAACAACATGTGccaggagagaagaaaacagtAGCATCCTTATACTGTAACCATTTTTATCAGCTTCTCTGTGCTGCCCCACTCTACCAGGTTGCGATGAGAGCACTGGGGTTCGAACCCAAGAAAGAGGAGATCAAGAAGATGATTGGTGAGGTGGATAAGGATGGAACAGGGAAGATCTCCTTCACTGACTTCTTGAGTGTCATGACACAGAAAATGGTAGATATATCTATGTTCTATTTCTTgaactgttatatactgttatatacttaTAACTGTGTATTTCTATTTATTGTGAATCCACCACTCATAGTGAGCTAAGACTGTACTCTAGTTCCTTTTTCTCTTTAGGTTTGAAGTAAGTGGCTAGTTTTgttttatggcaaaaaaaatacagatttaaatCTATTAGAACCCACTTTATCAACCCCTCATGAATATCTTGTACTGCCTTTCATCAAGACAAATTCTgaccatttttcttttcattttgttcgTTCTGTTGTCTCATTTTGTGACTACATGATGACAACATGACATGATTTAATAAAACTGCTCTCCATTTTATCTGAATTCAGGCTGAGAAGGATTCCAAAGAGGAGATCCTGAAAGCTTTCCGCCTTTTTGATGATGACGAGACAGGGAAGATCTCGTTCAAGAATCTGAAGAGAGTAGCCAAAGAGCTCGGAGAGAACCTCacagatgaagagctgcaggtaaGGCACGATATCgtgtcataaaacaatattcaCATCCTTCCAAATACAGGCACACTACTGCAACGTGCAGGCCGAGAGCCATGACTTCAATTTTGAATAATGTCACAAGAACATTTGCTCTTGAATGCTATCAAATAACAAACTGGTTGATTTGCTCATGTCTACTGTATCCATCCTTTTTTTAGAaaatttttcctcttttactgtgtgtttctgaagGAAATGATTGACGAggcagacagagatggagacgGGGAAGTGAACCAGCAAGAGTTCCTGCGAATTATGAAGAAAACCTGCCTGTACTGACAGAAGCGCATGACACAACGTTTGGTGATACGGCGTCGAGGGGATCGTGGGTGGTTTTACATGTAATGCTGCTCATACATCTGGTTCTATCTCAGAATTTTACCTTTCCTTATTATTGTGTTGTGCCATGCATTTTCACTTAACAATGAGTCAAATCATATCAAAAAGCTGTCACATGCTATCATTGAAAGGAAATAATTCAAAACTTGAAGAGGAAGTCCGGTCAAATGCCAAATGATCCTGCTTTACATGATAAGACATTTgccaaaaacagtaaaaactcaGTGCAAGATTTGTCTTGTTCGGAATGCTGCATACTTTTtgtgaaaaatatattaatattgattatGTGGAGGTTATAATGTTGTTAAGAAGATTCTCAGTGCCTGCCTTAGACGGTGAcaaacatactacattccaaTGTGTTGTCTGTGCATTTAGTTCGATCCATCTGTAGATTGTTGAGTTGATACCGGCAACTGCAGTGTTTCATGATTTTGGCTGTTGTATACTGATTGTCCAGTTCATGTGAGCAGCTGGTTAACCGCTGGTGATTAGAGGGTGCTGTCTCACCTCAGTGCTGCCTGTGGATTTGTGCCTGTGCCTCTTTTAAGGGGCGATCATCCCAATCATAATCAGGGAATCTGCCCGACCTCTCTGACCCGCACGCCTTCCCCACAAACCCCACtatctttaaaaatatgattgCTGATGTATTTTTCTTGTAGCATTGAGTACTCATCCTTCTGTTGTGCATACTTTCCCCTCtgtatttttgaatgttttgtatGATATATAGTGAATTAATGAGTAGATAAACAGTATATTAGTGTTTaaggtacaaattaaatatcttGAAGCAGTTTGTCCTGTCTTATATGTTTCATTATTATCCAGTAAGTATCAGTGTTTGATTaacttgactgttttttttattcacatcatAAAAGTTTGGTTTTATCCTACTGCCACTAATAAAACACATATTGTTTGCCTTTGAAAAGCAAATGGTTTACAGGAAGATGATGCTATCAGTTAAATTCAGAGCCTGCTCTGCTcaagacaaataaaagtttCTCTTCATTCAGGCAGCAACAACTCTTTACACAAATGATCATCAGATTGTACGACTTAACTTTGGATGTtgactttggaagatatcccCAGGTTGTAGGTGATGGTTGTTGCTATATCTAGAGCATCACTGTGCAGATAGACAGGGATCAGGTAGCTGTCCATGACCACAGGAACTGAAAGGAGAATGGTCTGAGCTGCCTGGAGGGTCAGGGTCACAGAGGCTCTCTTGGTGCACAGCAGTCCTGTGTGCTGAGCAGACAGAAGCATCCCGGGATGGTAAGGTAGCAGAGAGGCAACAACACGGCAGACCCCACAGTGCAGTACAGTGATGTCACGGACAGGCAAGGTGCAAGGATGAGAGATCGACAGCAGGGAAAGGGAGAAACTGACCTGGATGGTGTTGAGGCTGATacataaagtcacacagctgagaAGTCTCATATGGCTGCAACAGTTGCTTTCTTCCTTTGAGGGCTCATCAAGAATTCATGGCGCAGGGGCCACCTGACAGCTACAAAGCGGTCTACAGCCAGAGTGGCGCTCAGGAAGAGGTCCACCTGTGTAAAAGATGAAGTCAGATGGAAACCTCAGTTTGGGCATCACCTGACAAGTAAAGGTTTTAGTAGTGCAGTTCATGTAAAGAGGGAGGCCAGAGCATGAATTTAGAACATATTCATGACTATTACGACATCCCAGCCAAACTACTTCCCATTTTTAATCTAAAAACATTGTTATTGCAGGAAGTTGCACTTTCAAGGAGGTCTCAGTTAAAATGAGTTGTTGTTACTAGTGAGCTTGACTGTGCTGCACTTTTCCATCCTCTCTCCTCAGTAATCCAAACATCTTCCTGCACAGACATgtgatttactgtaatattGGACATTTCATTCAGTAATATCATTACATGGAAATCTcaacaaacatgtcaaattacCAATGGGTGTAGATTATCAAGAATCATGATACAAATGACACAATCATTTAAACCAGAGTAATGCCACACATGTCCAGAAGAGCAGGAAGTCAGGGCTAGTcttgaattaaaataaattctaatcTCTACAGTAATTTAGTGTATTAAGACTGcatctaacaattattttcattacagattAATATGCagattattgattgattgatttataaCTGATAAGTCATTTGATCTACAGAGTGTCAGAAATCAATGAGAAAAGGCCATCACAATTTCTCCAAAcacaaggtgacatcttcaaattgcttgttttgtgtgaccAACAGTTAAAATCcactaaaattaaatttataatgatataaaaccaaaatcctcacatttaaacAGCTGGAACAAACAATTCGTATTACATATTTTCTTAGAGATTATTTATTGGGCAGAACATCCAATCAATCTCTAGCACCTGGATAGTctaaaaaccaaataaaaaaacactttcacctcatctaaaatggaaaaaaaaatatgcatcaCTCACTCTTAGATCTACCTCAAAGTTAGTTTTCCCTCTTGGTCAGCTCAGCATGGTTCAGCAGACACATGGTCAGAAGTGACTTTCATTATAATGGTTGATTTTCCTGTTATTTGCCAGCATTACAGGCTGTCCATTTACTCAGCTTCACCATGTCAACATGTCAGACCTCAGGCTTAAAACCTCATTCCCCTTTCACAGCGATGTGTCaacagtgagtttttttttatgaattatgaattatatTTGCTTATTTATAAAAAAGTCAGGGACTATATCAATACATCTGTACAGAACTGTATTCTACTGGTCAATATTTACCTGACAGCAGAGGCACAGTCCTGGAAAACATAATGCCATCCTACTTCACCCCACACACTTATTACCATATCTCTGGAAAGATGCTTCAAACATGAACTGAACAATTATTATACTGCAATTGAAAGTTATTTTGTTATCCAAACATTCAACTGGTGTGGAAAAGGACATTAGCAGAGTTTTAGACATAAATTCATGATATAAGGAGTGTAATTTAGTTGACTACCACATGCAATTTCAAGTCCTGTGAAACCAAGGCATTGAAATTAGATTAATATATCTgaattatatactgtatgtaactaaTAGTTAAGACTAACTTCCACAACCTATAATGTTTCCTGTtctaatcatttaaaaaaaactaacatgaatttaaattttatttttgaatagTTCTGTGAGCTGGTCTTGAATTACTTTTAACTGCTGATAAACAGATATCAATACATACAGATGTCAGTGTCTATTTGACAtacaataacacatttaaactttattaacagAGTTCACAGTGACAAAACCAAatcaaacatataaaaagaACGTAACTGTACATTTATGGCACACATATGCCAGTACCTTAATAAGCTGATCTccaatatatatacacacacacacacacacacacacaagataccAGAGACACACCCTCATCTAGATGAACATGAAGTTGCTGATTGGGCTCAGTTTTTCCAGTCACAGCAGTTTTCCCTATtttcaaacacagacattacatgaaaaacagaaaggtAGATTCATTTTGAATCAACACAGCTGCCCACTAATGTAAGACGACTTCACTGAGGTATTTAAGAGTTTTTAACAGGTTTcctgtggttttgtgttttagTCCATTTCTGCCGCAGATCTCAACTTTGACTGAGTTTAGTCTTGGAGGCAAAGTCGGCACTAAGTTTACGCATTACTTCTGCATGGCTTTGTCCTGACAGCTCTTGTCGTACAGTCCCGTAATTCTCTTTGACAAAGTTGGCAAAAGGTGTGGGAGCACGCGGCTTGGAAGGCGTCAGTAGGACAAGTTGACCTGTGCAGAGGGCGCACACGAACCTCTGCGTGTCCAGTGACTTGGAATGACGGCCAATCCTGTGGAGAATCATGATTAAAAGGAATATTACAGTTTGGAAGTTTAGACAATAAATTGTTAATGCAAGAAGATTGAATTAATCTGAATTCAGCCAGACGTACGTATTCTGGCAGCGGGTGCACTGGTACTGGAATTTGTACTTGATGTCGTAGCTGTGACAGCGAGTGACCATGGGCAGCTCAGGATGCACCAGCGTGGCCTTGCGAGCATACAGCTTCCAGAAGGTCCCGTGTCCGTCCCTTACACCGTTAATGAGCCATGTTGCAGCATGACACATCTCATGAATCAGTGTGTCCCTGAGACGATCTAAGAGGGTGGGACAACGAGAATCTctatgtgatgatgatgattcaatcaaatatcaaacaaacatcaaagTTTACTGTGCATGAAGGATGACATTCCAAATTCATGGACTTTCACAGAGACACAGTTTATGACTTTAAAAAGGATTACCTGCAGAATCACAAACTTTCTCTGACAGTTCAATGCGAGCGTAGCGGCTCCCTCCACCTCGCTCCTGCCCGCTGATGCAGTGGCCGGCCGTTTTCCGCAACTTCTTATTCCAAGTCACTGACATATCGATGGGGAgctagaaaagaaaacaaatgatatGTTACCGAAGCAATTGAATGATTTGTAATATTTATACATTCATAATCAGATGACATTTTCTAAAGGATGTAAATGGAACAAAGAACAAAACTGCTGTTTATTACCTTACTATCAAACACACTGGTATTGAACAGCTGGTAGAGTTTGCTAGTGAGGTCTTCCTTGTTCTGCCGAAAACTGCGGCCATAGCTGGTGCCAGGGTTTGAGAGGGACTGCAAGAAGCAACCTGGGGTTTTACACAACGCTAACCTAGAAGGGAAAGAACAGGGTTAACTAGAGACAAGTGTCTGCATATGAAAGATAGCGAGCGGCTGAAGGCACATTAtacaataaacatttaaactgtTGAAGCATTTCGACAGCATTCTCATCTTATCACTGAAAAGCTGGTTAACACATGTACCTGCTGCTGGGGCCGTGTCTGGGCTCTGTCTGACTGACGGGCTTCAAGATAGTGGGTTTCCCTGGAGTTTTAAAAAGCTTAGAGGTTTCCCCAAATGATTTAGAGCTGGGTGTTGTTAGCCCCTTAGCAGGAGGAACTAACACAGGAGGATCCTTACTGCATTCTGGattaaagaacaaaaacaagagatCCTCATAACTAGACTAAAAATAAAAGCGAGACTGATTCAAGATGATAATCAAGATTAAGCAGTTACCTTTGATGCTCTTAGGTGAGAATGAAGTGCTTGGgagcttgtttttctttttcagtctgTCCAGTAGGGATGTGAACTCCTCTTCAGAACTGGCTGAGTCATCCAGCTTAGGAGGAGCTGACAGAGTACGTTTGGGAGAGGCCAGTAATGTTTTAGTTTTGTGAGGAGGCAGAGCAAAGGGAGAAGGAACCGGAGGCAGAAACAGTGATGGTGAACTGTCCTCTGGGTCACACAGTGCATCGTTATTCTTGTGAGACTTTGGCAGGGACTTAGGCTTTGAGTGACGAGTCCTCCATGTGCTCTTGACCGCAATATTATCATCttcttcctcactgtcactAACAAAGACTGGAGAGTTCCACTCAGACAACGGTCTCCTCGATGGACGCTGGGCTGCTGGAGTATTGCTCTTCTTGGGTACTGCAGAaaatgaagaggagaaaaaaaaagtctgtgttATAAATGTAGTTCTATGTTGCTTTTCATGTAATGATCAAGGCATGCAAGTACTGATTAGCTCACTCAGGGTTACCTTTAGTAGATGATTTTGTCTCAATAAAGTCATCGCCTGATGAATAGTCATCCACTATGAAGTTTTTGAGGCTTTatgataaacacacataaaacagatatttttcaaaacaaactTTCCAGACAGTAATGATACCTccagatgaaaaaaatacatcaaaaactCACCTGTCTTCACTCCCACTCTCTGATATTTTCCTAGGCTTGGTGTTAGGGGTTTTCACTCGTTGCAGAACTTAAATATGCAAAAAGAGTCTTAATGTAATCCAcattatatgaatattttaatctTACTGATAGAATATGATTCATTCATCGTCAGTGGTTGTACTCACAGCACCCAAAAGGAAAATGGCAACTTACATTTCTCAAAACTGCCTTCATCGTCCGAGCTCACCACAACTACATTTGaactaaaagaagaagaaaactggtTTTACATCTGTAACTGCAATAACCAATACTTTGATGAGGAAAAGCAGAAGCAAAAATGAAaccataaaaaacacagaaaacactgatgctgcttcacaaaaaacatattacagTGTGCTCCATACCTGTTTTTCTTTGCAGCACTGCTTGGTTTCTGTGAGGTAGGTTTAGCTTTTGGAGTAGCCCTTCCCGCAAGTACTAAAGAAACATAAAGGGTACAATGCACAAAACAGTGTTTATGCAACCTGAGTCACATTATTAAGTTTGTACTTTCAA is a window encoding:
- the gcna gene encoding acidic repeat-containing protein isoform X1 — encoded protein: MLASMLLTVTLRAEETMNDDTCKLFERVAKKMGWMDDGGLDTAEKKLKAVIGKSRHGATSDQSASPVQLLLSESEDDLEKENQYSRGNEYRNKALIESSDDDFDQLLAGRATPKAKPTSQKPSSAAKKNSSNVVVVSSDDEGSFEKFLQRVKTPNTKPRKISESGSEDSLKNFIVDDYSSGDDFIETKSSTKVPKKSNTPAAQRPSRRPLSEWNSPVFVSDSEEEDDNIAVKSTWRTRHSKPKSLPKSHKNNDALCDPEDSSPSLFLPPVPSPFALPPHKTKTLLASPKRTLSAPPKLDDSASSEEEFTSLLDRLKKKNKLPSTSFSPKSIKECSKDPPVLVPPAKGLTTPSSKSFGETSKLFKTPGKPTILKPVSQTEPRHGPSSRLALCKTPGCFLQSLSNPGTSYGRSFRQNKEDLTSKLYQLFNTSVFDSKLPIDMSVTWNKKLRKTAGHCISGQERGGGSRYARIELSEKVCDSADRLRDTLIHEMCHAATWLINGVRDGHGTFWKLYARKATLVHPELPMVTRCHSYDIKYKFQYQCTRCQNTIGRHSKSLDTQRFVCALCTGQLVLLTPSKPRAPTPFANFVKENYGTVRQELSGQSHAEVMRKLSADFASKTKLSQS
- the cetn2 gene encoding caltractin: MATSAKRPSLQGPVPPPRKKSSPKPELTEEQRQEIREAFELFDTDGSGYIDVKELKVAMRALGFEPKKEEIKKMIGEVDKDGTGKISFTDFLSVMTQKMAEKDSKEEILKAFRLFDDDETGKISFKNLKRVAKELGENLTDEELQEMIDEADRDGDGEVNQQEFLRIMKKTCLY
- the gcna gene encoding acidic repeat-containing protein isoform X2 — its product is MNDDTCKLFERVAKKMGWMDDGGLDTAEKKLKAVIGKSRHGATSDQSASPVQLLLSESEDDLEKENQYSRGNEYRNKALIESSDDDFDQLLAGRATPKAKPTSQKPSSAAKKNSSNVVVVSSDDEGSFEKFLQRVKTPNTKPRKISESGSEDSLKNFIVDDYSSGDDFIETKSSTKVPKKSNTPAAQRPSRRPLSEWNSPVFVSDSEEEDDNIAVKSTWRTRHSKPKSLPKSHKNNDALCDPEDSSPSLFLPPVPSPFALPPHKTKTLLASPKRTLSAPPKLDDSASSEEEFTSLLDRLKKKNKLPSTSFSPKSIKECSKDPPVLVPPAKGLTTPSSKSFGETSKLFKTPGKPTILKPVSQTEPRHGPSSRLALCKTPGCFLQSLSNPGTSYGRSFRQNKEDLTSKLYQLFNTSVFDSKLPIDMSVTWNKKLRKTAGHCISGQERGGGSRYARIELSEKVCDSADRLRDTLIHEMCHAATWLINGVRDGHGTFWKLYARKATLVHPELPMVTRCHSYDIKYKFQYQCTRCQNTIGRHSKSLDTQRFVCALCTGQLVLLTPSKPRAPTPFANFVKENYGTVRQELSGQSHAEVMRKLSADFASKTKLSQS